One stretch of Amycolatopsis sp. NBC_00345 DNA includes these proteins:
- a CDS encoding L-fucose/L-arabinose isomerase family protein — translation MAGTLDRITPRRTRVGLVAGGLGAYWPQFPELLPQLRASARRVADRLSDLDCEVVDVGFVSDAQEGAAAAEQLRVADCDLIIGFLTTYLTSSMLAPIAQRSGSPVLLLNLQPTEAMDHASFDTGAWLAYCGACPLPEMANTFRRVGVEFRSVSGYLEDERAWTRIGRWVKAAGVRAAFRHGRHGLLGHLYPGMMDVSTDPTLVSAQLGGHVEILEIDDLRVRVEKVTEAETSARMALAREVFTVDESVVDEDFDWGAKVSVALDRLVADFGLDSLAYYHRGLDGETHERVGAGFILGASLLTARGIPAVGEYELRTSLAMLLMDRLGAGGSFTELQALNFRDNVVEMGHDGPAHLAISASRPLLRGLGVYHGKRGWGVSVEFDVRHGPVTLCGLAQGRDGTFSLVASEGEVVPGPLLRIGNTTSRVDFGCDPGEWADAWSASGIAHHWALGTGHRVGELTAVADLLGLDLTVVRV, via the coding sequence ATGGCCGGCACCCTCGACCGGATCACCCCGCGCCGCACCCGCGTCGGCCTGGTGGCCGGCGGCCTCGGCGCGTACTGGCCGCAGTTCCCGGAGCTGCTGCCGCAGCTGCGGGCCTCGGCCCGGCGGGTCGCCGATCGTCTGTCCGATCTGGACTGTGAAGTGGTGGACGTCGGCTTCGTCTCCGACGCCCAGGAAGGCGCGGCCGCCGCGGAGCAGCTGCGGGTGGCCGACTGCGACCTGATCATCGGGTTCCTCACCACGTACCTGACCTCGAGCATGCTGGCGCCGATCGCGCAGCGCAGCGGCTCGCCCGTGCTGCTGCTGAACCTGCAGCCGACCGAGGCGATGGACCACGCGAGCTTCGACACCGGCGCGTGGCTGGCTTACTGCGGCGCCTGCCCGTTGCCGGAGATGGCGAACACCTTCCGCCGCGTCGGCGTGGAATTCCGTTCGGTGTCGGGGTACCTGGAGGACGAGCGGGCCTGGACGCGGATCGGGCGGTGGGTCAAGGCGGCGGGCGTGCGCGCGGCGTTCCGGCACGGGCGTCACGGCCTGCTGGGCCACCTGTACCCGGGCATGATGGACGTCTCGACCGACCCCACGCTCGTCTCGGCGCAGCTCGGCGGGCACGTCGAGATCCTGGAGATCGACGACCTGCGCGTGCGCGTCGAGAAGGTCACCGAGGCCGAGACGAGCGCGCGGATGGCGCTCGCGCGCGAAGTGTTCACTGTGGACGAGTCCGTAGTGGACGAAGATTTCGACTGGGGCGCCAAGGTGTCCGTGGCGCTGGACCGGCTGGTGGCGGACTTCGGACTGGACTCGCTGGCCTACTACCACCGCGGCCTCGACGGTGAGACGCACGAGCGGGTCGGTGCCGGGTTCATCCTCGGCGCGTCGCTGCTCACCGCGCGCGGCATCCCGGCGGTGGGTGAGTACGAGCTGCGCACGTCGCTCGCGATGCTGCTGATGGACCGGCTCGGCGCGGGCGGCTCGTTCACCGAGCTGCAGGCGCTCAACTTCCGCGACAACGTGGTGGAGATGGGCCACGACGGCCCCGCGCACCTGGCGATCAGCGCGAGCCGCCCGTTGCTGCGCGGGCTCGGGGTGTACCACGGCAAACGCGGCTGGGGCGTCTCCGTCGAGTTCGACGTGCGGCACGGGCCGGTGACGTTGTGCGGCCTCGCGCAGGGGCGTGACGGCACGTTCTCGCTTGTCGCGTCGGAGGGCGAGGTCGTGCCCGGCCCGCTGCTGCGGATCGGGAACACCACCTCGCGCGTCGACTTCGGCTGCGACCCGGGGGAGTGGGCCGACGCGTGGTCGGCCAGCGGCATCGCGCACCACTGGGCGCTCGGCACCGGGCACCGCGTCGGCGAGCTGACCGCGGTGGCCGACCTGCTGGGACTGGACCTGACCGTGGTGCGGGTGTGA
- a CDS encoding rhamnulokinase: MAAVDLGASSGRVMAGSVGPGHLAIEEVRRFPNGAVRAAGTLYWDVLGLHREILAGLGQAHRDGPLSGIGIDSWAVDYGLLDARGNLLGNPVHYRDARTEGVLERVVRTVPERELFDVTGLQQLPFNTLYQLVSEGDRLDTASTMLLIPDLLAYWLTGQAGAERTNASTTQLYDVRARAWAVELAERAGVPARLLPPLREPGERIGTLLPDLAEELALPELPVVAVGSHDTASAVVAVPAEPGANFAYISSGTWSLVGLELDRPELGDAALAANFTNEGGVDGTIRFLRNVMGLWVLTETLRTWAARGERVELAEVLAEAAAAPPLAAVVDVDAPAFLPPGDMPARIAAACRETGQRPPGTRGELVRCIVDSLALAYRRTVRKAAELAGRTVDVVHVVGGGTRNTLLCQLTADACGVPVLAGPVEAAALGNVLVQARTLGEELPDLAAMRELIRRTQPLRRYLPAGGDWAAAEARLDTTGVGA, from the coding sequence CTGGCGGCCGTCGACCTCGGCGCGTCCAGCGGGCGGGTGATGGCCGGTTCGGTCGGGCCGGGGCACCTGGCGATCGAGGAGGTGCGGCGCTTCCCGAACGGCGCCGTGCGCGCGGCCGGGACGCTGTACTGGGATGTGCTCGGCCTCCACCGCGAAATCCTCGCCGGCCTCGGCCAAGCGCACCGCGACGGGCCGCTGTCGGGCATCGGCATCGACTCGTGGGCGGTGGACTACGGGCTGCTCGACGCGCGCGGGAACTTGCTGGGCAACCCCGTGCACTACCGCGACGCGCGCACCGAAGGCGTGCTGGAGCGGGTCGTGCGGACGGTGCCGGAGCGGGAGCTGTTCGACGTCACCGGCTTGCAGCAGCTGCCGTTCAACACGCTGTACCAGCTGGTGTCCGAAGGGGACCGGCTGGACACCGCGTCGACCATGCTGCTGATCCCGGACCTGCTGGCCTACTGGCTGACCGGGCAGGCCGGGGCCGAGCGCACCAACGCTTCCACCACGCAGCTCTACGACGTGCGGGCGCGGGCCTGGGCCGTCGAGCTGGCCGAGCGGGCCGGCGTCCCGGCCCGGCTGCTGCCGCCGTTGCGCGAGCCGGGGGAGCGGATCGGCACGCTGCTGCCGGACCTGGCCGAGGAGCTGGCGCTGCCGGAGCTGCCGGTGGTCGCGGTCGGCTCGCACGACACCGCGTCGGCCGTGGTCGCGGTGCCGGCCGAGCCCGGCGCGAACTTCGCCTACATCTCTTCGGGCACCTGGTCGCTCGTCGGGCTGGAGCTGGACCGGCCGGAGCTGGGTGACGCCGCGCTGGCCGCGAACTTCACCAACGAGGGCGGCGTCGACGGCACGATCCGGTTCCTGCGCAACGTGATGGGCCTGTGGGTGCTCACCGAGACGCTGCGGACGTGGGCCGCCCGGGGCGAGCGGGTCGAGCTGGCCGAAGTCCTCGCCGAGGCCGCCGCCGCGCCGCCGCTCGCGGCCGTGGTGGACGTGGACGCGCCCGCGTTCCTGCCGCCCGGCGACATGCCGGCGCGCATCGCCGCCGCCTGCCGGGAGACCGGGCAGCGGCCGCCGGGGACCCGTGGTGAGCTGGTCCGGTGCATTGTGGACAGTCTTGCGCTGGCTTACCGCCGCACAGTCCGGAAAGCCGCGGAGCTGGCGGGCCGGACGGTCGACGTGGTGCACGTCGTCGGCGGCGGCACCCGCAACACCCTGCTGTGCCAGCTGACCGCCGACGCGTGCGGCGTCCCGGTGCTGGCGGGCCCGGTCGAGGCGGCGGCGCTCGGCAACGTGCTCGTGCAGGCCCGGACGCTGGGCGAGGAATTGCCGGACCTGGCGGCGATGCGTGAGCTGATCCGCCGGACGCAGCCGCTGCGCCGGTACCTGCCCGCGGGCGGCGACTGGGCCGCCGCCGAAGCCCGGCTGGACACGACGGGGGTGGGCGCGTGA
- a CDS encoding (Fe-S)-binding protein, giving the protein MKVAVMVTCINDSLFPDTGKSVFRLLRRLGVDADFPAAQTCCAQPMVNTGYLDEAVPVVRTFVDAFAGYDAIVTPSGSCAGSVRHQHSIVARRAGEERLASAAPRVYELSEFLVDVLGVTDVNAYFPHRATYHPTCHSLRMLGVGDKPLRLLREVRGLDLVELPAAAECCGFGGTFAVKNAETSTAMGADKARHVRGTGAEVLVAGDSSCLLHIGGLLSRERSGVRVMHLADVLASTEEEA; this is encoded by the coding sequence GTGAAGGTCGCCGTGATGGTCACCTGCATCAACGACTCGCTGTTCCCCGACACCGGCAAGTCGGTCTTCCGCCTGCTGCGCCGCCTCGGCGTGGACGCGGACTTCCCGGCCGCGCAGACCTGCTGCGCGCAGCCGATGGTCAACACCGGCTACCTCGACGAGGCCGTGCCGGTGGTGCGGACGTTCGTCGACGCCTTCGCGGGCTACGACGCGATCGTCACGCCGTCCGGCTCGTGCGCGGGCTCGGTGCGGCACCAGCACTCGATCGTCGCGCGCCGGGCGGGGGAGGAGCGGCTCGCCTCGGCGGCGCCGCGGGTGTACGAGCTGAGCGAGTTCCTCGTGGACGTGCTGGGCGTGACCGACGTGAACGCCTACTTCCCGCACCGCGCCACCTACCACCCGACCTGCCACTCGCTGCGGATGCTCGGCGTCGGCGACAAACCGCTGCGGCTGCTGCGCGAGGTGCGCGGCCTGGACCTGGTCGAGCTGCCCGCGGCGGCCGAGTGCTGCGGCTTCGGCGGCACGTTCGCGGTGAAGAACGCCGAGACGTCCACGGCCATGGGCGCGGACAAGGCCCGGCACGTCCGTGGTACCGGTGCCGAGGTGCTGGTGGCTGGGGACAGCTCGTGTCTGTTGCACATCGGCGGGCTGTTGTCGCGTGAGCGTAGTGGGGTGCGGGTGATGCACCTTGCCGATGTGCTGGCGTCCACAGAGGAGGAAGCGTGA
- a CDS encoding lactate utilization protein B yields the protein MPAFPEAARKALADTQLRRNLAHATGTIRAKREAVVGEVAEWEELRLAGAAIKDNTLRRLDEHLLTLEASLQARGATVHWARDAAEACEIVARIAHGHGIDEVVKVKSMATQEIGLNEALAAHGVTAWETDLAELIVQLGDDLPSHILVPAIHRNRAEIREVFRRGMADAGRPAPPGLSDEPAELAAAARLHLREKFLRARMAVSGANFAVAESGTLVVVESEGNGRMCLTLPEVLVSVVGIEKVVPTFADLDVFLQLLPRSSTGERMNPYTSTWSGVTPGDGPQEMHVVLLDNGRTRALADEVGRQALRCIRCSACLNVCPVYERTGGHAYGSVYPGPIGAILNPLLKGVGVDEQTDSLPYASTLCGACFEACPVRIDIPEVLVHLRAKVVDAHREGVPKPEAVAMKSAAWLLSDARRLGLAERGLGVANRALTRFGRRVLPGGRRALGRLPWPGSLWTNARDLPAPPRESFRAWWRKGGRP from the coding sequence ATGCCCGCTTTTCCCGAAGCGGCAAGGAAAGCGCTCGCGGACACCCAGCTGCGCCGCAACCTCGCGCACGCCACCGGCACGATCCGCGCCAAGCGTGAGGCCGTCGTCGGGGAGGTGGCCGAGTGGGAGGAGCTGCGGCTGGCCGGGGCGGCGATCAAGGACAACACCCTGCGCCGCCTCGACGAGCACCTGCTGACGCTGGAGGCGTCGCTGCAGGCGCGTGGTGCGACCGTCCACTGGGCGCGCGACGCGGCGGAGGCGTGCGAGATCGTCGCGAGGATCGCGCACGGGCATGGCATCGACGAGGTCGTGAAGGTCAAGTCGATGGCCACGCAGGAGATCGGCCTCAACGAGGCGCTCGCCGCGCACGGCGTCACCGCGTGGGAGACCGATCTCGCTGAGCTGATCGTGCAGCTCGGTGACGATCTGCCCAGCCACATCCTGGTGCCCGCGATCCACCGCAACCGCGCCGAGATCCGGGAGGTCTTCCGCCGGGGCATGGCGGACGCGGGCCGTCCCGCGCCGCCCGGGCTGTCGGACGAGCCGGCCGAGCTGGCCGCCGCCGCGCGGCTGCACCTGCGCGAGAAGTTCCTGCGGGCGCGGATGGCCGTGTCCGGCGCGAACTTCGCGGTGGCCGAGAGCGGCACACTGGTGGTCGTCGAGTCCGAGGGCAACGGCCGGATGTGCCTGACCCTGCCGGAAGTCCTGGTCTCCGTGGTCGGCATCGAGAAGGTCGTGCCCACGTTCGCCGACCTCGACGTGTTCCTGCAGCTGCTGCCGCGTTCGAGCACCGGCGAGCGGATGAACCCGTACACCTCGACCTGGTCCGGCGTCACACCCGGCGACGGGCCGCAGGAGATGCACGTGGTGCTGCTGGACAACGGCCGCACGCGCGCGCTGGCCGACGAGGTCGGCCGTCAGGCACTGCGCTGCATCCGCTGTTCGGCCTGCCTCAACGTTTGCCCGGTGTACGAGCGGACCGGCGGCCACGCCTACGGCTCCGTCTACCCGGGACCGATCGGCGCGATCCTCAACCCGCTGCTGAAGGGCGTCGGCGTCGACGAGCAGACCGATTCGCTGCCGTACGCCTCCACCCTGTGCGGCGCCTGCTTCGAGGCCTGCCCGGTGCGCATCGACATCCCCGAGGTGCTGGTGCACCTGCGGGCGAAAGTCGTCGACGCGCACCGCGAAGGAGTGCCGAAACCCGAAGCGGTGGCGATGAAGTCGGCCGCCTGGCTGCTGTCCGACGCCCGGCGCCTCGGCCTCGCCGAACGTGGGCTGGGCGTCGCGAACCGGGCCCTGACCCGCTTCGGCCGGCGGGTGCTGCCGGGCGGGCGTCGCGCGCTGGGCCGGCTGCCGTGGCCCGGTTCACTGTGGACGAACGCCCGTGACCTGCCCGCTCCGCCACGCGAGTCGTTCCGGGCCTGGTGGCGCAAGGGCGGCCGGCCGTGA
- a CDS encoding LutC/YkgG family protein yields MSAREEILAAVRGALREADRTEAPVPRGYRTVTPPDVVDLFAERVVDYRASLTRCTAAELPDAVRAALGPARKVLVPDGFPIEVAGSADSAELDTFDAVVTTAALGIATTGTLVLDHGPGQGRRALSLVPDVHVCVLRQDRIVPGVPQAVAALDPARPQTWISGPSATSDIELTRVEGVHGPRTLHVIVVAD; encoded by the coding sequence GTGAGCGCGCGCGAGGAGATCTTGGCCGCGGTCCGTGGCGCGCTGCGGGAAGCGGACCGCACGGAGGCGCCGGTGCCGCGCGGCTACCGAACCGTGACACCGCCGGACGTCGTGGACCTGTTCGCCGAGCGAGTGGTCGACTATCGGGCTTCCTTGACGCGCTGCACGGCGGCCGAGCTGCCCGACGCCGTTCGTGCGGCCCTCGGCCCGGCACGGAAAGTGTTGGTACCGGACGGTTTTCCCATCGAAGTGGCAGGCTCGGCTGACTCGGCGGAGCTGGACACGTTCGACGCCGTCGTCACCACCGCCGCGCTGGGCATCGCGACCACCGGCACGCTGGTGCTGGACCACGGGCCGGGCCAGGGCCGTCGCGCGCTGAGCCTGGTGCCGGACGTGCACGTCTGCGTGCTGCGCCAGGACCGGATCGTGCCGGGGGTGCCGCAGGCCGTGGCGGCACTGGACCCGGCGCGGCCGCAGACCTGGATCAGCGGCCCGAGCGCGACCAGCGACATCGAGCTGACCCGGGTGGAGGGTGTGCACGGGCCGAGGACCCTGCACGTCATCGTCGTCGCGGACTGA
- a CDS encoding LuxR C-terminal-related transcriptional regulator, with product MRASLEREEIALLALLAEGLPLDAIARRLDLSDRTVRRRVRSICDRLGLATPIQAVVWAARRGLV from the coding sequence GTGCGCGCGTCGCTGGAACGCGAGGAGATCGCCCTGCTCGCACTGCTCGCCGAAGGCCTGCCGCTGGACGCCATCGCGCGGCGCCTGGACCTGTCCGACCGCACGGTCCGCCGCCGCGTCCGCTCCATCTGCGACCGCCTGGGCCTCGCGACCCCCATCCAGGCCGTGGTGTGGGCCGCCCGCCGCGGGCTGGTGTGA
- a CDS encoding uracil-DNA glycosylase family protein, translated as MPAELELIRAELVADPANAWARELGYEPVYAVAPGARIALIGQAPGRKAQESGVPWDDASGAKLREWLGVTDEQFYDPALFAILPMDFYFPGKGASGDLPPRKDFAPRWHPRFLGELPDIALTLLVGGYAQKFYLGASAGPNLTETVRAYRDHLPSKLPLVHPSPLNFRWQKKNPWFEAEVVPALRARVREVLA; from the coding sequence ATGCCCGCCGAGCTGGAGCTGATCCGCGCGGAGCTGGTGGCCGACCCGGCCAACGCCTGGGCGCGGGAGCTGGGCTACGAGCCCGTGTACGCGGTGGCGCCGGGCGCGCGGATCGCGCTCATCGGGCAGGCCCCGGGCCGCAAGGCGCAGGAGAGCGGCGTGCCGTGGGACGACGCGAGCGGCGCCAAGCTGCGCGAGTGGCTCGGCGTGACCGACGAGCAGTTCTACGACCCCGCGCTGTTCGCCATCCTGCCGATGGACTTCTACTTCCCGGGCAAGGGCGCCTCCGGCGATCTGCCGCCGCGCAAGGACTTCGCGCCCCGCTGGCACCCGCGGTTCCTCGGCGAGCTGCCGGACATCGCCCTGACGCTCCTGGTCGGCGGCTACGCGCAGAAGTTCTACCTGGGTGCCTCGGCCGGGCCGAACCTGACCGAGACCGTCCGCGCGTACCGGGACCACCTGCCGTCGAAGCTGCCGCTGGTGCACCCGTCACCGCTGAACTTCCGCTGGCAGAAGAAGAACCCGTGGTTCGAGGCCGAGGTGGTGCCCGCGCTGCGCGCGCGGGTGCGCGAGGTGCTCGCCTGA
- a CDS encoding HNH endonuclease: protein MGVLVLNAGYEPLHTVSVPHAIRMLVRDVAVVHETDGTDFGGLFPRPKVVRLLRYVVMKWRYSGPPRWSRRGVLQRDGHTCAYCGRRATTVDHVLPLSRGGERTSWLNTVAACGGTARSCNARKADRTPAEAGLSLRITPRVPSWDELHRPVRD, encoded by the coding sequence ATGGGAGTACTGGTCCTCAATGCCGGCTACGAGCCCCTGCACACCGTGTCCGTCCCCCACGCGATACGCATGCTGGTGCGCGACGTCGCCGTGGTCCACGAGACCGACGGCACCGACTTCGGCGGCCTGTTCCCGCGTCCGAAGGTCGTGCGGCTGCTGCGTTACGTGGTGATGAAGTGGCGCTACTCCGGCCCGCCGCGCTGGTCGCGCCGGGGCGTGCTGCAGCGTGACGGCCACACGTGCGCCTACTGCGGCCGCCGCGCCACCACGGTCGACCACGTGCTGCCGCTCTCCCGCGGCGGCGAGCGCACCAGCTGGCTCAACACCGTCGCGGCGTGCGGCGGCACGGCACGCAGCTGCAACGCCCGCAAGGCCGACCGGACCCCGGCCGAGGCCGGGCTGTCGCTGCGCATCACCCCGCGCGTGCCGTCGTGGGACGAGCTGCACCGGCCCGTCCGGGACTGA
- a CDS encoding TetR/AcrR family transcriptional regulator: MPPLPPLRERKRRRAQEAIVDAAFSLFAERGFADVTVTEIAERAEVGRTTFFRYFGDKQEVLFAEERELVDRLLSLRAEPAAKPPTLREALDQARAAVHTMCDAVTADAKRYSLHVQLVADNPELHDRSERKLLNLTDAMITTLRAQGMPEREATLAAHLALACFRAGKSVAGPDPEALTAAVEDAFELFLHTAPPGGAG, translated from the coding sequence ATGCCACCGTTGCCCCCACTCCGCGAGCGCAAACGCCGGCGGGCCCAGGAAGCCATCGTCGACGCGGCTTTCTCGCTGTTCGCCGAGCGCGGTTTCGCGGACGTGACGGTCACCGAGATCGCCGAACGCGCGGAGGTCGGCCGGACCACGTTCTTCCGCTACTTCGGCGACAAGCAGGAGGTGCTGTTCGCCGAAGAGCGGGAGCTGGTCGACCGGCTGCTGAGCCTCCGCGCCGAGCCCGCCGCGAAGCCGCCCACCTTGCGCGAGGCGCTGGACCAGGCGCGCGCCGCCGTCCACACGATGTGCGACGCGGTCACGGCCGACGCGAAGCGCTACAGCCTGCACGTACAGCTCGTCGCCGACAACCCGGAGCTGCACGACCGCAGCGAGCGCAAGCTGCTGAACCTGACCGACGCGATGATCACCACGCTGCGGGCGCAGGGCATGCCCGAGCGGGAGGCGACGCTGGCCGCCCACCTCGCGCTGGCGTGTTTCCGCGCGGGCAAGAGCGTCGCCGGGCCGGACCCGGAAGCACTGACGGCGGCCGTCGAGGACGCGTTCGAACTGTTCCTGCACACGGCCCCGCCCGGCGGGGCGGGCTGA
- a CDS encoding SDR family NAD(P)-dependent oxidoreductase, whose amino-acid sequence MGTNTVASAVLMTGAGRGIGRIAAERVLRERPDVHLLVTARGSGGLPLAAGLAEATGNPNVSAVSCDLASMGSIRRAAEEVGARLDAGELPPLAGFTGNAGVQLTSRARATEEGLEPTFAVNVLANYLFVRLLWDRFTAPGRIVVVGSDTHFGDLRHNLGLVPAPRWEGVRELAAPREGAEAETAREGRTAYSTSKLAVAYLVHAFARRLPDGVDVYSFNPGYVPATGLFRDAGLAVRFLSRTLMQGFTATPFAHSPATAGAMLAKAVAGPRPGETGAYIDRDAVVPSSAESYDHAREEELWATAAQLCALPVEVG is encoded by the coding sequence GTGGGCACGAACACCGTGGCGAGCGCCGTGCTGATGACGGGAGCGGGCCGGGGGATCGGGCGGATCGCCGCCGAGCGGGTGCTGCGCGAGCGGCCGGACGTGCACCTGCTGGTGACCGCCCGGGGGAGCGGCGGCCTGCCGCTGGCCGCCGGGCTGGCCGAGGCCACGGGCAACCCGAACGTCTCGGCCGTGTCCTGCGACCTGGCGTCGATGGGGTCGATCCGGCGGGCCGCCGAGGAGGTCGGCGCCCGCCTCGACGCCGGCGAACTGCCGCCGCTGGCCGGTTTCACCGGCAACGCCGGGGTGCAGCTGACCAGCCGGGCCCGGGCGACCGAAGAGGGGCTCGAGCCGACGTTCGCGGTCAACGTGCTGGCGAACTACCTGTTCGTCCGGCTGCTGTGGGACCGGTTCACCGCGCCGGGCCGGATCGTCGTGGTCGGCAGCGACACGCACTTCGGCGACCTGCGGCACAACCTGGGGCTGGTGCCCGCCCCGCGCTGGGAGGGCGTCCGCGAGCTGGCCGCGCCGCGCGAAGGGGCGGAAGCGGAGACGGCGCGCGAGGGCCGGACCGCCTACTCGACCAGCAAGCTGGCGGTGGCCTACCTGGTGCACGCGTTTGCGCGCCGGCTGCCCGACGGCGTCGACGTCTACAGCTTCAACCCCGGCTACGTGCCGGCCACCGGCCTGTTCCGCGACGCCGGCCTCGCCGTCCGCTTCCTCTCGCGCACGCTGATGCAGGGCTTCACCGCGACGCCGTTCGCGCACTCGCCCGCCACGGCCGGCGCCATGCTCGCGAAGGCCGTCGCCGGGCCTCGCCCCGGAGAGACGGGCGCGTACATCGACCGCGACGCCGTCGTCCCCTCCTCGGCCGAGTCCTACGACCACGCCCGCGAGGAAGAGCTGTGGGCGACCGCCGCCCAGCTCTGCGCCCTGCCCGTCGAAGTCGGCTGA
- a CDS encoding LysR family transcriptional regulator, which yields MDLELRHLRCLVAIVDTGTFTDAAIELGVSQAAVSRTLLALERVLGVRVLHRTSRSVAPTTAGVQVLARARHLLADADELVREATTGHTRVRVGHAWSALGRHTAGFQRSWAARHPDVELLVVRTNTPTGGLAEGLCDLAVLRTAVDARHYAHRVVGYEARYCAMAADDPWARRRTVTLAEIAGRELVIDRRTGTTTVDLWPEDARPRVEHTHDVDDWLAAIATGRCVGITPHSTVTQYRRDGIVYRRVRDAAPVPVHLVWPHQDPHPATPEAVALLTKLYRR from the coding sequence ATGGATCTGGAGCTGCGCCACCTGCGGTGCCTGGTCGCGATCGTCGACACCGGCACGTTCACCGACGCGGCGATCGAGCTGGGGGTGTCGCAGGCCGCGGTGTCGCGGACTTTGCTCGCGCTGGAACGGGTCCTCGGCGTGCGGGTGCTGCACCGCACGAGCCGCAGCGTCGCCCCGACGACCGCGGGCGTGCAGGTCCTCGCCCGCGCGCGGCACCTGCTGGCCGACGCCGACGAACTGGTCCGCGAGGCCACCACCGGCCACACCCGGGTGCGGGTCGGGCACGCGTGGTCGGCGCTGGGCCGGCACACCGCCGGGTTCCAGCGGAGCTGGGCCGCCCGGCACCCGGACGTCGAACTGCTCGTGGTCCGCACCAACACCCCGACCGGCGGCCTGGCCGAGGGCCTGTGCGACCTCGCCGTGCTCCGCACCGCGGTCGACGCCCGCCACTACGCCCACCGCGTCGTCGGCTACGAGGCCCGCTACTGCGCCATGGCGGCCGACGACCCGTGGGCGCGCCGCCGCACGGTCACCCTCGCCGAGATCGCCGGGCGCGAGCTGGTGATCGACCGCCGCACCGGCACCACCACGGTCGACCTGTGGCCCGAGGACGCCCGCCCGCGCGTCGAGCACACCCACGACGTCGACGACTGGCTCGCCGCCATCGCGACCGGCCGGTGCGTCGGGATCACCCCGCACTCCACCGTCACGCAGTACCGCCGGGACGGCATCGTCTACCGCCGCGTCCGCGACGCCGCGCCCGTGCCGGTGCACCTGGTCTGGCCTCACCAGGACCCGCACCCGGCCACCCCCGAGGCGGTCGCGCTGCTGACCAAGCTGTACCGCCGATAG
- a CDS encoding EamA family transporter, with protein sequence MTTTERPPVEESRAAGVALMLGSALANQAGAATGALAFPVVGPAGVVAVRQWVAGALLLAVGRPRLRSFTARQWRPVLALAAVFGTMNLTLYTAIDRIGLGLAVTLEFLGPLAVALAGSRRKPDLACALAAAGAVVVLARPRPTTDYAGIGLALLAAACWAGYILLNRTVGRRLPGVQGTAAAACASGLAYIPIGVLAFAHHPPTTAALGQALAAGVLSSAVPLLVDLLALRRVPAAFFGIFMSVNPVLAALVGLVVLHQHLDPLAWAAIAVIVAANAAVAGRRHRPQGG encoded by the coding sequence ATGACCACGACCGAACGCCCGCCGGTGGAGGAGAGCCGCGCCGCCGGCGTGGCGCTGATGCTGGGGAGCGCGCTGGCGAACCAGGCCGGCGCGGCGACCGGGGCGCTGGCCTTCCCGGTGGTCGGCCCCGCCGGGGTGGTGGCGGTGCGGCAGTGGGTGGCCGGCGCGCTGCTGCTGGCCGTGGGACGGCCGCGCCTGCGTTCGTTCACCGCGCGGCAGTGGCGCCCGGTCCTGGCGCTGGCGGCGGTTTTCGGCACGATGAACCTCACGCTGTACACGGCGATCGACCGCATCGGGCTGGGGCTCGCGGTGACGCTGGAGTTCCTCGGCCCGCTCGCGGTGGCGCTGGCCGGCTCGCGCCGCAAGCCGGACCTGGCCTGCGCGCTCGCCGCCGCGGGGGCGGTGGTGGTGCTGGCCCGCCCGCGGCCCACCACGGACTACGCGGGCATCGGGCTGGCGCTGCTGGCCGCGGCCTGCTGGGCCGGCTACATCCTGCTGAACCGGACCGTCGGCCGTCGCCTGCCCGGTGTGCAGGGGACCGCGGCCGCGGCGTGCGCGTCCGGGCTGGCGTACATCCCGATCGGCGTGCTCGCCTTCGCGCACCACCCGCCGACGACGGCCGCGCTCGGGCAGGCGCTCGCCGCCGGGGTGCTGTCCTCGGCCGTGCCGCTCCTGGTCGACCTCCTGGCGCTGCGCCGGGTGCCCGCCGCGTTTTTCGGCATATTCATGAGCGTCAACCCGGTGCTGGCCGCGCTGGTCGGCCTCGTGGTGCTGCACCAGCACCTCGATCCGCTTGCGTGGGCGGCGATCGCGGTCATCGTGGCGGCCAACGCGGCAGTGGCCGGCCGCCGGCACCGTCCGCAAGGCGGCTGA